In Streptomyces nodosus, one DNA window encodes the following:
- the mmsA gene encoding CoA-acylating methylmalonate-semialdehyde dehydrogenase, whose product MTKIVDHWIGGKTVEGASGTYGPVTDPATGAVTTKVAFATVDEVDAAVAAAKEAFLTWGQSSLARRTEILFRFRALLDAHRDEIAELITAEHGKVHSDALGEVARGLEIVDLACGISVQLKGELSTQVATRVDVSSIRQPLGVVAGITPFNFPAMVPMWMFPLAIACGNTFVLKPSEKDPSASMRLAELLSEAGLPDGVLNVVHGDKVAVDRLLEHPDVKAVSFVGSTPIARYIHTTASANHKRVQALGGAKNHMLVLPDADLDAAADAAVSAAYGSAGERCMAISAVVAVGSVGDELVAKIRERAEKIKIGPGNDPTSEMGPLITKVHRDKVASYVTGAAAEGAEVVLDGTGFTVEGHEDGHWIGISLLDRVPTTAKAYQDEIFGPVLCVLRVDTYEEGVALINASPFGNGTAVFTRDGGAARRFQLEIEAGMVGVNVPIPVPVGYHSFGGWKDSLFGDHHIYGNDGTHFYTRGKVVTTRWPDPSEAPAGVDLGFPRNH is encoded by the coding sequence CCGGTGACGGACCCGGCGACCGGCGCGGTCACCACCAAGGTCGCCTTCGCGACCGTGGACGAGGTGGACGCGGCCGTCGCGGCGGCCAAGGAGGCGTTCCTCACCTGGGGCCAGTCCTCGCTGGCCAGGCGCACCGAGATCCTCTTCCGGTTCCGTGCGCTGCTGGACGCCCACCGGGACGAGATCGCCGAGCTGATCACCGCCGAGCACGGCAAGGTGCACAGCGACGCGCTCGGCGAGGTGGCGCGCGGCCTGGAGATCGTCGATCTGGCCTGCGGCATCAGCGTCCAGCTGAAGGGCGAGCTGTCCACCCAGGTGGCGACCCGGGTGGATGTGTCCTCGATCCGGCAGCCGCTGGGTGTGGTCGCGGGCATCACGCCGTTCAACTTCCCGGCGATGGTGCCGATGTGGATGTTCCCGCTCGCCATCGCCTGCGGCAACACCTTTGTGCTGAAGCCCTCCGAGAAGGACCCGTCGGCGTCCATGCGCCTGGCCGAGCTGCTGTCGGAGGCCGGTCTGCCGGACGGCGTCCTCAACGTGGTGCACGGCGACAAGGTGGCCGTGGACCGTCTGCTGGAGCACCCGGACGTCAAGGCGGTGTCCTTCGTGGGCTCCACCCCGATCGCCCGCTACATCCACACCACGGCCTCCGCGAACCACAAGCGCGTCCAGGCCCTGGGCGGCGCCAAGAACCACATGCTGGTCCTGCCGGACGCCGATCTGGACGCGGCGGCTGACGCCGCGGTCTCGGCGGCCTACGGCTCCGCGGGCGAGCGCTGCATGGCGATCTCCGCGGTGGTCGCCGTCGGCTCCGTCGGCGACGAGCTGGTGGCGAAGATCCGCGAGCGCGCCGAGAAGATCAAGATCGGTCCCGGCAACGACCCCACCTCGGAGATGGGCCCGCTGATCACCAAGGTGCACCGGGACAAGGTGGCGTCCTATGTGACGGGCGCGGCGGCGGAGGGTGCCGAGGTCGTCCTGGACGGCACCGGCTTCACCGTCGAGGGCCACGAGGACGGCCACTGGATCGGGATCTCGCTCCTCGACAGGGTGCCGACCACGGCCAAGGCCTACCAGGACGAGATCTTCGGCCCGGTGCTGTGTGTGCTGCGCGTCGACACCTATGAGGAGGGTGTCGCGCTCATCAACGCGTCGCCGTTCGGCAACGGCACCGCGGTGTTCACCCGGGACGGCGGTGCCGCCCGCCGCTTCCAGCTGGAGATCGAGGCGGGCATGGTCGGCGTGAACGTGCCGATCCCGGTCCCGGTGGGCTACCACTCCTTCGGTGGCTGGAAGGACTCGCTCTTCGGCGACCACCACATCTACGGCAACGACGGCACCCACTTCTACACCCGCGGCAAGGTGGTCACCACCCGCTGGCCGGACCCCTCCGAGGCTCCGGCGGGTGTGGATCTCGGGTTCCCGCGCAACCACTGA
- a CDS encoding alpha/beta fold hydrolase: protein MIFRLPSVRGPRRGVVAAVAAAVLALAGAGTWTAVASDDTPPVHRADRVLDMGGGVRIDTSYFTSGAAGRRPAVLLAHGFGGSKDDVRQQAEDLAGDGYAVLTWSARGFGKSTGKIGLNDPGGEVADVSRLIDWLAKRPEVRLDGPGDPRVGVAGASYGGAVSLLAAGYDHRVDAIAPAITYWNLADALFPNGVFKKLWAGVFMNSGGGCAHFTAELCRMYDRVAESGKPDAQARALLQARSPSAAGEHIKVPTLLLQGQSDSLFPLGQADAAAKAIRANGAPVDVDWIAGGHDGGDMETDRVQARVTAWFDRYLKGDKGVDTGPAFRITRTGGVDSTDGAALLRGASSDAYPGLEGGLRTVALGGREQRFVNPAGASPPAISALPGLGGAGGLSQLSSLGVGVSLDFPGQYAHFDSRPLPEDLRITGSPTVTVHVTSTSDDAVLFGKVYDVGPGGTQPVLPAQLVAPVRVAGAKNGKDVTLTLPAVDHQVRKGHRLRLVLASTDLGYASPAAPADYTVSLKSALEVPTAPGVTTAAASLPSWVWWLPLGGAVIALALLLTGRRRTTAPAPDPALTEVPLQITGLSKRYARSSDRYAVRDLSFRVEKGQVLGLLGPNGAGKTTTLRMLMGLIKPDGGEIRVFGRAIRPGAPVLSRVGAFVEGAGFLPHLSGRENLELYWRATGRPPEDAHLDEALEIAGLGEALARAVRTYSQGMRQRLAIAQAMLGLPDLLILDEPTNGLDPPQIREMREVMIRYAAAGRTVIVSSHLLAEVEQSCTHLVVMDRGRLVQAGPVEEIVGSGDTLLVGLAAAVPDPLVEKVAALPGVSSAVRAPGGLLVRLAPDARPVAPAPVVIGADTAGSTPAVVGTGPGATVEVGAGPGTSPEDEGNPLTPAECPTGPVTAGTGTGADASVDGAAEPAAGGSPAAARLLVELVRLDVPVASLGPHRRLEDAFLTLIGGSA from the coding sequence ATGATCTTTCGCCTGCCCTCCGTCCGGGGGCCGCGCCGGGGCGTGGTGGCCGCCGTGGCCGCGGCCGTCCTCGCGCTGGCCGGCGCCGGCACCTGGACGGCCGTCGCCTCCGACGACACGCCGCCCGTGCACCGCGCCGACAGAGTCCTGGACATGGGAGGCGGGGTGCGCATCGACACCTCGTACTTCACCTCGGGCGCCGCGGGCCGCCGCCCGGCCGTCCTGCTGGCGCACGGTTTCGGCGGCAGCAAGGACGACGTCCGGCAGCAGGCGGAGGACCTGGCCGGGGACGGATACGCGGTACTGACCTGGTCCGCGCGCGGCTTCGGGAAGTCCACCGGGAAGATCGGGCTGAACGACCCCGGGGGCGAGGTCGCCGATGTCTCCAGGCTCATCGACTGGCTGGCGAAACGCCCCGAGGTCAGGCTCGACGGTCCCGGGGACCCGCGCGTGGGCGTCGCCGGGGCCTCCTACGGCGGGGCGGTCTCCCTGCTCGCCGCCGGGTACGACCACCGGGTGGACGCCATCGCCCCGGCGATCACCTACTGGAACCTCGCGGACGCCCTGTTCCCGAACGGCGTCTTCAAGAAGCTGTGGGCCGGTGTCTTCATGAACTCCGGCGGCGGCTGCGCCCACTTCACCGCCGAGCTGTGCCGGATGTACGACCGGGTCGCCGAGTCGGGGAAGCCCGACGCCCAGGCCCGCGCCCTGCTCCAGGCGCGCTCCCCGTCCGCCGCCGGCGAGCACATCAAGGTGCCCACGCTCCTGCTGCAGGGCCAGTCCGACTCGCTGTTCCCGCTCGGCCAGGCGGACGCCGCGGCCAAGGCGATCCGGGCCAACGGCGCGCCCGTGGACGTCGACTGGATCGCGGGCGGCCACGACGGCGGGGACATGGAGACGGACCGCGTCCAGGCCCGTGTCACAGCCTGGTTCGACCGCTATCTGAAGGGCGACAAGGGAGTCGACACCGGCCCCGCCTTCCGGATCACCCGGACCGGGGGCGTCGACTCCACGGACGGCGCGGCCCTGCTGCGCGGGGCGAGCTCGGATGCCTATCCCGGTCTGGAGGGCGGGCTGCGGACGGTCGCACTCGGCGGGCGCGAGCAGCGCTTCGTGAACCCGGCGGGCGCCAGTCCGCCCGCGATCTCCGCACTGCCCGGTCTGGGCGGCGCCGGCGGGCTGTCCCAGCTGTCGTCGCTGGGCGTCGGGGTCTCCCTCGACTTCCCCGGGCAGTACGCGCACTTCGACTCCCGGCCCCTGCCCGAGGATCTGCGGATCACCGGATCGCCGACCGTGACCGTCCATGTGACGTCCACCAGCGACGACGCCGTGCTCTTCGGAAAGGTGTACGACGTCGGCCCGGGCGGCACCCAGCCGGTGCTGCCCGCGCAACTGGTCGCCCCCGTGCGGGTGGCGGGCGCGAAGAACGGCAAGGACGTCACTCTCACCCTGCCCGCCGTCGACCACCAGGTGCGCAAGGGCCACCGGCTGCGGCTGGTCCTCGCCTCGACGGACCTCGGCTATGCCTCCCCGGCGGCCCCGGCCGACTACACGGTGTCCCTGAAGAGCGCGCTGGAGGTGCCGACGGCACCGGGCGTGACCACCGCGGCGGCCTCGCTGCCCTCCTGGGTCTGGTGGCTCCCGCTCGGCGGAGCGGTGATCGCCCTGGCGCTGCTGCTGACGGGCCGCCGCCGTACGACGGCACCGGCGCCCGACCCCGCGCTGACCGAGGTCCCGCTCCAGATCACCGGCCTGAGCAAGCGCTACGCCCGCTCCTCGGACCGCTATGCCGTGCGGGACCTCTCCTTCCGCGTGGAGAAGGGCCAGGTACTGGGCCTTCTGGGGCCCAACGGCGCGGGCAAGACGACGACCCTGCGCATGCTGATGGGTCTGATCAAGCCGGACGGCGGGGAGATCCGGGTCTTCGGCCGTGCGATCCGACCGGGTGCGCCGGTGCTGTCCAGGGTCGGGGCCTTCGTGGAGGGCGCGGGCTTCCTGCCGCATCTGTCCGGCCGGGAGAACCTGGAGCTGTACTGGCGCGCGACGGGCCGCCCGCCCGAGGACGCGCATCTGGACGAGGCGCTGGAGATCGCGGGGCTGGGCGAGGCACTCGCCCGCGCGGTGCGGACCTACTCCCAGGGCATGCGGCAGCGGCTGGCCATCGCACAGGCGATGCTCGGCCTGCCGGATCTGCTGATCCTCGACGAGCCGACCAACGGTCTGGACCCGCCACAGATCCGCGAGATGCGCGAGGTCATGATCCGGTACGCGGCGGCGGGCCGCACGGTGATCGTCTCCAGCCATCTGCTGGCCGAGGTGGAACAGTCCTGCACCCATCTGGTGGTGATGGACCGTGGACGCCTGGTGCAGGCGGGTCCGGTGGAGGAGATCGTGGGCTCCGGCGACACCCTGCTCGTCGGCCTGGCCGCGGCCGTCCCCGACCCCTTGGTGGAGAAGGTGGCGGCGCTGCCCGGCGTGTCTTCCGCGGTGCGGGCACCGGGCGGTCTGCTGGTACGCCTGGCGCCGGACGCGCGGCCGGTCGCCCCCGCGCCGGTCGTCATCGGCGCGGACACCGCCGGGTCCACCCCGGCCGTGGTCGGCACCGGTCCGGGCGCCACCGTCGAGGTCGGAGCCGGGCCGGGTACGTCCCCTGAAGACGAGGGGAACCCGCTCACCCCGGCCGAGTGCCCGACCGGGCCGGTCACCGCTGGGACCGGCACCGGGGCCGACGCCTCCGTCGACGGTGCCGCCGAGCCGGCCGCGGGAGGGTCCCCGGCTGCCGCCCGGCTGCTCGTCGAGCTGGTGCGGCTGGATGTCCCGGTGGCCTCGCTCGGTCCCCATCGGCGTCTCGAGGACGCCTTCCTCACCCTGATCGGAGGTTCCGCATGA
- a CDS encoding ABC transporter permease, with protein MSTVAERAETADGYRARRTLPLRVELARQFKRRRTLVMGAILAVLPFVLVLAFAIGGEPGGRNGRITLMDTATASGANFAAVNLFVSAGFLLVIPVALFCGDTVASEASWSSLRYLLAAPVPRARLLWSKLVVGLGMSLAAMVLLPVVALAVGTAAYGWGPLEIPTGGALAPGTAAQRLAVVVAYLFVSQLVTAGLAFWLSTRTDAPLGAVGGAVGLTIVGNVLDAVTALGHWRDFLPAHWQFAWADAVQPSPEWSGMIQGSAVSLTYALVLFALAFRGFARKDVVS; from the coding sequence ATGAGCACGGTCGCCGAGCGGGCGGAGACGGCCGACGGGTACCGGGCCCGGCGCACCCTGCCGCTGCGGGTGGAACTCGCCCGGCAGTTCAAGCGGCGCCGCACGCTCGTGATGGGCGCGATCCTGGCCGTGCTGCCGTTCGTCCTGGTCCTCGCCTTCGCCATCGGCGGTGAACCGGGCGGCCGCAACGGCCGGATCACCCTGATGGACACCGCGACCGCCTCGGGTGCCAACTTCGCCGCGGTGAACCTCTTTGTCTCCGCCGGGTTCCTGCTGGTCATCCCGGTCGCCCTGTTCTGCGGGGACACGGTCGCCTCCGAGGCGAGCTGGTCCTCGCTGCGCTATCTGCTCGCGGCACCCGTCCCGCGCGCCCGGCTGCTGTGGTCCAAGCTCGTGGTCGGCCTCGGGATGAGCCTCGCGGCCATGGTGCTGCTGCCGGTGGTCGCGCTCGCGGTGGGTACGGCGGCCTACGGCTGGGGGCCGCTGGAGATCCCCACCGGCGGCGCCCTGGCCCCGGGCACGGCCGCCCAGCGGCTCGCCGTCGTGGTGGCGTACCTCTTCGTGTCCCAACTGGTCACCGCCGGGCTCGCGTTCTGGCTGTCGACCAGGACGGACGCACCGCTGGGCGCGGTGGGCGGGGCGGTCGGCCTCACCATCGTGGGGAATGTGCTGGACGCGGTCACCGCCCTCGGCCACTGGCGCGACTTCCTGCCCGCGCACTGGCAGTTCGCCTGGGCCGACGCCGTCCAGCCCAGTCCGGAGTGGTCCGGCATGATCCAGGGCTCCGCCGTCTCCCTCACCTATGCGCTGGTGCTGTTCGCCCTGGCCTTCCGCGGTTTCGCACGCAAGGACGTCGTCTCCTAG
- a CDS encoding chaplin: MTLGMAAPAMADSGAEGSAVNSPGVLSGNVIQVPVHIPVNACGNTLNVIALLNPSFGNACVNS; this comes from the coding sequence ATGACCCTGGGAATGGCCGCCCCGGCCATGGCCGACTCCGGTGCCGAGGGCTCCGCGGTCAACTCTCCGGGTGTCCTGTCCGGGAATGTCATCCAGGTTCCGGTGCACATCCCCGTCAACGCGTGCGGCAACACCCTCAACGTCATCGCGCTGCTGAACCCCTCGTTCGGCAACGCGTGCGTGAACAGCTGA
- a CDS encoding chaplin, with the protein MRQTLSRGMVAAAAATGVLSLCGSPVFADSGAEASTAGSPGVLSGNSVQIPLHVPVNICGNTVDVVAALNPAFGNACGNGRTAPAAPAAPAPPAVTVPAQSTPVDGSGTAEAPRSPVVSQHTPAAPVPVHHQTSQGTPQYQQPHLVTPVVDDGTQAESTPALAETGGEGILAASAVSVALLAGGLVLYRRGRVASHR; encoded by the coding sequence TTGCGACAGACCCTGAGCAGGGGAATGGTCGCGGCAGCCGCCGCGACAGGTGTCCTGTCCCTGTGCGGCAGCCCGGTGTTCGCGGACTCGGGTGCCGAAGCCAGCACGGCCGGTTCTCCGGGCGTCCTGTCCGGCAACTCCGTGCAGATCCCTCTGCACGTCCCGGTCAACATCTGCGGCAACACGGTCGATGTGGTCGCCGCGTTGAACCCCGCGTTCGGCAACGCCTGCGGCAACGGCCGTACCGCGCCGGCTGCTCCTGCGGCTCCCGCGCCACCGGCCGTCACCGTCCCGGCGCAGTCCACGCCCGTCGACGGCTCCGGCACGGCCGAGGCCCCGAGGAGCCCCGTCGTGTCCCAGCACACGCCGGCCGCCCCGGTCCCCGTGCATCACCAGACGAGCCAGGGCACCCCGCAGTACCAGCAGCCGCACCTCGTCACGCCCGTGGTCGACGACGGGACGCAGGCGGAGTCGACGCCCGCCCTCGCCGAGACCGGCGGTGAGGGCATCCTCGCGGCCTCCGCGGTCAGCGTCGCCCTGCTGGCGGGCGGGCTCGTCCTGTACCGCCGGGGTCGGGTCGCGTCCCACCGGTGA
- a CDS encoding helix-turn-helix transcriptional regulator produces MTDRSLWSYKEIAAHIQVQPDTVRSYRKHGLLPPPDHVEGGRPFWYADTVRTWVAARPGNRGGRGVT; encoded by the coding sequence ATGACCGACCGCAGCCTCTGGTCGTACAAGGAGATCGCCGCACACATCCAGGTCCAGCCGGACACCGTGAGGTCCTATCGAAAACACGGGCTCCTCCCACCACCCGACCATGTGGAGGGAGGAAGACCCTTCTGGTACGCCGACACGGTCCGGACCTGGGTGGCGGCCCGGCCCGGAAACCGTGGTGGCCGGGGAGTGACCTGA
- a CDS encoding zinc-dependent alcohol dehydrogenase family protein has translation MRAVVFERYGQPAEVREVPDPAPSEHGVVVRVEATGLCRSDWHGWMGHDPDIVLPHVPGHELAGVVEAVGARVTRHRPGDRVTAPFVCACGSCPSCATGDQQVCERQTQPGFTHWGSFAQYVALEHAEVNLVTVPEEMSFGTAAGLGCRFATAFRAVVQQGRVAAGEWLAVHGCGGVGLSAVMIAAAAGARVVAVDVSPQALELARTFGAAACVDASGTEDTAEAVRTLTGGGAHVSLDALGSPATCAASVNGLRRRGRHVQVGLLPSPTGTTPVPMARAVALELEILGSHGMAAHTYPPMMELVRSGALRPDLLVTSTIPLDAAPEALAAMGTAPGRGVTVIEPWS, from the coding sequence ATGCGTGCGGTGGTGTTCGAGCGGTACGGGCAGCCGGCCGAGGTGCGGGAGGTGCCGGACCCGGCGCCTTCCGAGCACGGGGTCGTGGTGCGCGTCGAGGCGACGGGGCTGTGCCGCAGCGACTGGCACGGCTGGATGGGCCATGACCCGGACATCGTGCTTCCGCATGTGCCCGGGCACGAGCTCGCCGGTGTCGTCGAGGCGGTGGGCGCCCGGGTGACCCGCCATCGGCCCGGCGACCGGGTCACCGCGCCGTTCGTCTGCGCCTGCGGCAGCTGCCCGTCCTGTGCGACGGGCGACCAGCAGGTGTGCGAGCGGCAGACGCAGCCCGGTTTCACGCACTGGGGGTCCTTCGCCCAGTACGTGGCCCTGGAGCACGCGGAGGTGAACCTGGTGACGGTGCCCGAGGAGATGTCGTTCGGTACCGCCGCGGGGCTGGGGTGCCGGTTCGCCACGGCCTTCCGGGCGGTCGTCCAGCAGGGCAGGGTGGCGGCGGGGGAGTGGCTCGCCGTCCATGGCTGTGGAGGCGTCGGCCTGTCTGCGGTGATGATCGCGGCGGCGGCCGGGGCGCGGGTGGTGGCCGTGGACGTCTCCCCTCAGGCCCTGGAACTCGCCCGCACGTTCGGGGCGGCCGCCTGCGTGGACGCCTCCGGCACCGAGGACACGGCCGAGGCGGTCCGGACCCTGACCGGCGGGGGCGCCCATGTCTCCCTGGACGCACTCGGCTCCCCGGCGACCTGTGCCGCCTCGGTGAACGGCCTGCGCCGCCGCGGGCGCCATGTCCAGGTCGGTCTGCTGCCCTCGCCCACCGGCACGACCCCGGTGCCCATGGCCCGGGCGGTCGCGTTGGAGCTGGAGATCCTCGGCAGCCACGGCATGGCGGCCCACACCTACCCGCCCATGATGGAACTGGTCCGCTCCGGCGCCCTGCGCCCTGACCTCCTGGTGACGTCCACGATTCCCCTGGACGCCGCCCCGGAGGCGCTGGCGGCCATGGGGACGGCCCCCGGCCGGGGGGTGACGGTGATCGAACCCTGGAGCTGA
- a CDS encoding heavy-metal-associated domain-containing protein, translating to MTAQTDTPGSVTTVYKVVGMSCGHCEGAVSGEISGISGVSSVTAVASTGEVTVVSAASLDDETVRAAVDEAGFELVGKA from the coding sequence ATGACCGCCCAGACCGACACCCCGGGTTCCGTGACGACCGTCTACAAGGTGGTCGGGATGAGCTGCGGACACTGTGAAGGCGCCGTCTCCGGCGAGATCTCCGGGATCAGCGGCGTCAGCTCGGTCACCGCGGTCGCGTCCACGGGCGAGGTCACGGTGGTCTCCGCCGCCTCCCTCGACGACGAGACCGTGCGCGCCGCGGTCGACGAGGCGGGCTTCGAGCTCGTCGGCAAGGCCTGA
- a CDS encoding heavy metal translocating P-type ATPase, with the protein MTTTSTTAPAPLEGTALSRVELAIGGMTCASCAARVEKKLNRLDGVSATVNFATEKAKISYPAGIEVADLIATVVKTGYTAEEPPPPRPERPEEAPAADEDPESAALRSRLTVSALLALPVVLLAMIPALQFDNWQWLSLTLAAPVVVWGGLPFHRAALTNARHGAATMDTLVSVGTLAAFGWSLWALFWGDAGMPGMRHGFDLTISRTDGASAVYLEVAAGVVAFILLGRYLEARSKRRAGAALKALLELGAKDVAVLRPEAAGGAVREVRVPVARLVVGDRFVVRPGEKIATDGIVTEGVSAIDASMLTGESVPVDVTVGDSVTGATVNAGGRLVVEATRIGADTQLARMARLVEDAQNGKAQVQRLADRISGIFVPVVLLIALGTFGVWLGVTGDTVAAFTAAVAVLIIACPCALGLATPTALMVGTGRGAQLGILIKGPEVLESTRRVDTVVLDKTGTVTTGRMTLREVHAAEGTAEKDVLRLAGALEHASEHPIARAIAAGAEERTGGLPAPEHFENAPGVGVRGRVEGHEVTVGRFPGALPENLARVKAEAEAEGRTAVVVARDGEALGVLTVADAVKETSAEAVRQLRALGLRPVLLTGDNRAVAEAVARAVGIDAGDVIAEVLPEEKVGVVRRLRDEGRVVAMVGDGVNDAAALATADLGLAMGTGTDAAIEASDLTLVRGDLRVAADAIRLSRRTLATIKGNLVWAFGYNVAALPLAAAGLLNPMIAGAAMAFSSVFVVTNSLRLRAFS; encoded by the coding sequence ATGACCACCACCAGCACCACCGCGCCCGCCCCCCTGGAGGGGACCGCGCTCTCCCGGGTCGAACTCGCGATCGGCGGGATGACCTGCGCCTCCTGCGCGGCCCGGGTCGAGAAGAAGCTCAATCGCCTGGACGGCGTCTCGGCCACGGTGAACTTCGCGACGGAGAAGGCGAAGATCTCCTACCCCGCCGGGATCGAGGTCGCCGATCTGATCGCCACCGTGGTGAAGACCGGCTACACCGCCGAGGAACCCCCGCCGCCCCGGCCCGAGCGGCCCGAGGAGGCCCCGGCGGCGGACGAGGACCCCGAGTCGGCCGCCCTGCGCAGCCGACTGACCGTCTCCGCCCTGCTCGCACTGCCCGTCGTACTGCTCGCGATGATCCCTGCCCTCCAGTTCGACAACTGGCAGTGGCTCTCCCTGACGCTGGCCGCGCCCGTCGTCGTCTGGGGCGGGCTGCCCTTCCACCGGGCCGCTCTCACCAATGCCCGGCACGGCGCGGCCACCATGGACACACTCGTCTCGGTCGGCACACTCGCCGCCTTCGGCTGGTCCCTGTGGGCGTTGTTCTGGGGCGACGCCGGGATGCCCGGCATGCGTCACGGTTTCGACCTCACGATCTCCCGGACGGACGGGGCGTCGGCCGTCTATCTCGAGGTGGCCGCCGGTGTGGTGGCGTTCATCCTGCTCGGCCGCTATCTGGAGGCGCGTTCCAAGCGGCGGGCGGGCGCGGCCCTGAAGGCGCTGCTCGAACTGGGCGCGAAGGACGTGGCGGTGCTGCGCCCCGAGGCGGCCGGCGGGGCCGTGCGCGAGGTGCGTGTCCCGGTGGCGCGGCTGGTCGTGGGCGACCGGTTCGTGGTGCGGCCCGGAGAGAAGATCGCCACGGACGGGATCGTGACCGAGGGCGTCTCGGCGATCGACGCATCGATGCTGACCGGGGAGTCGGTACCGGTCGATGTGACCGTCGGGGACTCCGTGACCGGGGCGACGGTGAACGCCGGGGGCCGGCTGGTGGTCGAGGCGACCCGGATCGGCGCGGACACCCAGCTGGCGCGGATGGCACGGCTGGTCGAGGACGCACAGAACGGCAAGGCCCAGGTGCAGCGCCTCGCCGACCGCATCTCGGGGATCTTCGTGCCCGTGGTGCTGCTGATCGCGCTCGGCACGTTCGGGGTGTGGCTCGGGGTCACCGGTGACACGGTCGCCGCCTTCACCGCGGCCGTCGCGGTGCTGATCATCGCCTGCCCGTGTGCGCTGGGCCTCGCCACCCCGACCGCGCTGATGGTCGGCACGGGCCGCGGCGCCCAGCTCGGCATCCTGATCAAGGGCCCGGAGGTGCTGGAGTCCACCCGGCGGGTCGACACGGTGGTCCTGGACAAGACCGGCACGGTCACCACCGGCCGGATGACCCTCCGGGAGGTGCACGCCGCCGAGGGCACCGCCGAGAAGGACGTTCTACGGCTCGCAGGCGCCCTGGAGCACGCCTCCGAGCATCCGATCGCCCGGGCGATCGCGGCGGGCGCGGAGGAGCGCACCGGCGGCCTTCCCGCGCCGGAGCACTTCGAGAACGCCCCGGGGGTGGGCGTGCGCGGGCGCGTGGAGGGCCATGAGGTCACGGTGGGCCGCTTCCCGGGCGCCCTCCCGGAGAACCTGGCCCGGGTGAAGGCCGAGGCCGAGGCAGAGGGGCGTACCGCCGTCGTGGTCGCCCGGGACGGCGAGGCCCTCGGTGTGCTGACCGTCGCCGACGCGGTCAAGGAGACCAGCGCGGAGGCCGTACGACAGCTGCGTGCGCTGGGACTGAGGCCGGTCCTGCTGACCGGGGACAACCGGGCGGTGGCGGAGGCGGTGGCCCGCGCGGTCGGCATCGACGCCGGCGATGTGATCGCCGAGGTGCTGCCCGAGGAGAAGGTCGGCGTCGTCCGGCGGCTGAGGGACGAGGGGCGCGTCGTCGCCATGGTCGGCGACGGCGTCAACGACGCGGCCGCACTGGCCACCGCCGATCTGGGGCTGGCCATGGGCACCGGCACGGACGCGGCGATCGAGGCGAGCGATCTGACGCTGGTGCGCGGGGATCTGCGGGTGGCCGCGGACGCGATCCGGCTGTCCCGGCGGACCCTCGCCACCATCAAGGGAAATCTGGTGTGGGCCTTCGGGTACAACGTGGCCGCGCTGCCGCTGGCCGCCGCCGGGCTCCTCAACCCGATGATCGCGGGCGCGGCGATGGCGTTCTCCTCGGTGTTCGTGGTAACGAACAGCCTTCGACTCCGGGCATTCTCCTGA